The stretch of DNA TGGGCACCTATGCGGTTTATGTCAAATTGCGCTGGGCTGACATGGCCGGTCCGGGTTATTATCTACCCAATGTTCCCTTTACCATGTACTATTACAAGGGATACGGCATCCATGGCACCTACTGGCATAATAATTTCGGCATGCCGATGAGCCACGGCTGCGTCAATATGCTCACTGAAGAAGCAGAATGGCTTTTCAATTGGTCTCATGTGGGGATTGTTGTCAACGTTCGTTACTAACTCGGATTGCGAAACACAATGAGCATTAATATTTCACGTCGAGAGTTTTTAAAACTTAGTGCCACAACCCTGGTCGGCTTAATGCTTCCGCGCAATCTGCTCTCGCGTTTAGATGCTGATCCTGCCACACGCAGAAATCCCCAGCTTTTAGGGCGGGTGCTAAAAGATCAAGCCCCGCTGTATACCGTTCCCAGCGAAGGTTCTGCCATCCTTAACGAGCTGGTCAAGGATCAAATCCATCGCATCACCGACGTCACAACCGGGAAAGACGACACTTCCGGCAATCGGGTTTGGTATCAACTCGATGGCGCCGGTTATACCCACTCACGACATATCCAACCCGTCAGGATGGAGGTCAATACGCCCGCGCTCACAATACCCGAAAAAGGTTGCCTGGGTGAAATTACCCTTCCTTATGTGGATGCCTATTCATCCCTGGGCACAAAGCGCAAATGGCTGTACCGTTTTTATTACGCCTCAACCTTCTGGGTCACCGGCGTGAAGAGCGATGAAAATGGCGTAGCCTGGTATGAGCTGTTGGATGACCGTAACTATACGAAATTTTATATCCCAGCCATCAGCATGCGTCTGGTCCCCGACGATGAACTCACCGCGCTTTATCCCCACATCCCCTATCAAGACAAGCAACTGGTGATTGATTTGGCTAAACAAACCCTGACGGCGCTGATTGGGGAGAGGGTCATCACAACCATGCGCATTTCCAGCGGTATCCGGCAGGGCGAAGGGGGGTTTGCCACCCCTAAGGGCGCCTTCCGCACCGTCCGTAAGCGACCCTGCAGGCACATGGTTGCCCTGCCCAGTGAATTTGGCACAGGCTTTGATCTGCCCGGTGTCCCCTGGGTTAGTTATTTCACGGTTGATGGCGTCGCACTCCACGGCACTTACTGGCACAACGACTTTGGCATACCTCACAGCCATGGCTGCATTAACCTGCATCCCCAGAATGCCAAATGGATTTATCTCTGGACAACGCCCACGGTGCCCCCGGATGAATATTATTTTGCCGACGATCAGGGGACGCGTGTCATCATTCAATAGCCGCCCAATACTCCATTTCGGTTAACTGAAATCTTATACAATAGGGCTATAGTTCAATAGAACGTAAATTAAAATTTTTGGAGGACAACTTGCGTAAAAAAGCTGTTTTTGAAGGCCTGGTTTACGATGAATTCGGAAATCCGGTTGAAACCGGTTGGATTGGTTCGGAACCCTGTTACATTGTTGATGATGATGGGTTCAGACGGCATATCTCGGCTGAGGAAGTCGATCGGCAGGTATGGGCTCACTTCCAGGAACAGGTTGAAGGTCATGAAGACTTGCTATCTGCAAAAGCCGCAGAAATGCTGGGACAGGATGATATCTTCACCGTAGCTGCCATTCAAAGCCAGTTTAAAAACCTGGATGCCCATTACGAAAAACTGGCAGAGATTGGCCTCCCCGAGGAGAGCCGTATGTACCTGGGAATGATGGGGTTTCGCATCATCATTTCCATCCACGGCGAAGTTTTAGAGGTCATCCAGCCCGGGATTGTTGACAACTCCAATGACGATTAACCCCCTCCGGATGAGATTCGCAGTAAAATAAAGCTGAGGAGAATAATCGTGACCCCGGATTTTATCATTCACGTTGATGAATCTGATTTTGAATACGAAGTTTTGCAATATTCAACCCAAGCACCGGTGTTGGTTGATTTCTGGGCGACCTGGTGCGTCGCCTGCCGTGTTTTGAGCCCCAAGCTGGAGGCACTTGCCCTTGAAGCCGAAGGGCGTTTTCGACTGGCTAAACTCAACGTCGACGAAAATGAAAAGCTGGCCAGAAGGTTCAAAATCCGCAATCTCCCCGCTGTAAAAGCTTTTGTGGACGGCAATGTGGTCGGTGAATTTACCGGCATACCTGCAGATGAAGGCTTGCGGGCTTTTGTGCGTCGCCTGTCACCGGCTCCTGAAGACCTGTTGTTTGCCAAGGGCAACAGCCTGTTAGAATTGGGCGAATATGGCGAATCTGAACAAGCCTACCGGAAATTCCTTTCTGTTCAGCCTGACCACTCCGGCGCTCTGCTGGGGTTGATCCGCGCCTTGCTCCTCCAGGGTGAGGGCCAAACTGCCGGCATATTGCTGAAAACTTTCCCAGCCAGCTCGGAATATGCAACCGCCCAGCAGCTCAAACCAGTCGCCAGGGCTTTTTCTGAGGTCAAAGACGAATGGTCAGGAACCGACCAGCCCCTGGAAGCGGCTTTCAGGAACAGCGTTCGCCTGGCTAAACGAGGAAACATTTTCGCCGCCCTGGACGGCTTTTTAGACATCTTGCGCAAAGATCGCCACTATCGAGGGGGCGAGGTGAAAGACATCTTTGTTGGGCTGCTGACCTTGTTGGGAGATGCACACCCCGAGGTACCGCAATACCGCAAGGATTTGGCGTCAGCGTTGTTTTAGGTGTGGTGAATGGGGGATTGGGAATCAGGAATCAGGATTTGATTGTCGGGCGTGCCGATTTCTAACGCTTCAGGTGGTACCGATCTCATCAGATGCACGCGTTTCCTAACCTGTTAAAACAAGCATATCACGGTAAATTCGTTCATCTTTTTTTAAATTTCAGATTCAAGCACTTCAAAGACGGTCTTGTTTCATACAGGCGATAAACTCGCAATTTTCGCTCAATGGGCCTCGTATCCATATGCGCTGAAAGCATTGATGTATAAGGACTCGTCAAATCCTCAATCTTTTTCCTTTAGCATCAATACGACCGTCTCGAGAAGGCGCGAAAACCTCAGATGGATGACTGGTTTGGTGATTATTCAACCAGGATCAGTTGTCTGCCGAGCAGGAAACCAATTAGATTTACCTGCATAATCCCTCCTTCGGATCAGCCCAGTCGATCCAGCGTCAGTACATGTTTTGAGGAGTTGCCTTAGATTGCCTTTTGACTGCGAAATTCATGTTCCCTTGTTTTTTCGTTTTCCAGAGAAGCAATCACTTAGACATACGCCATGCCCTGACCTTTTCTAATGATGAAATCGATCTGGTTATCTCCCGCATTCCCGCAAATACTCGATAGCCACGTCGTTACAGTTCCAGAAACACAGTATTCTCAAGGAGGCTTTCGGTGCATCTTGTCATCTTCAAGCCCACAGCTTCGGGGTTAAACCACATCATCCCATGCGGTTAATTTCGACATAAAGATGCTCAACCACTGGTGAATGCCGGTTTTCACGCTCATATGACCAAACGCTGAGTATTGACCCTGGTTTACACAGTTGTTTTATCTCCAACTTCAAGAGTAACTACTCTTGACCCAGATTTGGATTTCACCGCACTTTTAAAAATCTGCAGATTCTCATTGGATTGATGCATGGGAAATGTGATATTTGGGTCAATGACGCAAACTGCTGCAACGGCTTCCTCAATGTCCATTACGAAAGTTCCACCAATGGGAAGGAACGCAATATCAACTTTGCCGAGATCTTTCATTTCAGGAATTAAATCAGTATCTCCGGCAAAATAGAGTGACTTACCCTTAAGATTGATTAAATATCCAACAAAATCGCCTTTATGGTGAACTTTTCTGGTTGAATGTCCCTCCTGGGTATTATATGCATTCACAACCGTGATCCCAATCTCAGTGAATTCCAAAGAATCCCCCGGCTGAACGATTCTTAAATTCTTAGAATTTATTCTGCTTGCGCATTTTATTGGTGCAACAATGACCGTGTCTTGTTTGATAATCCTATTAAGCGCTTCTTGCTGAAGATGATCTTTATGACAATGTGAAACAAAAACAATATCCGCTTTCTTTTTTAATTCATCCAATGGTATTCTCTGATTTTGGAAATAACCTGCATACCCCGGATCAAAGTGCAGAATCTTGTTATCAGTTTCTATCATGAACCAGGAAGCCCTTGACAATCTTGTTATTATGATTTTTCCAACTTCTGTTTTATTAATTGGTGACACAATGATTGCTCCTCACATGGTGAAATAATTTAAGATCATTTCTGCACAGATTGTAAAGGCAAGGCTTAATGCCAGGCGATACGGTTCCAAACCATGCGCTATCCACAATCAATGCGACCGGTCATTCAAATTGTAATGATTGGTTTTCATATTCAGTGCTCGAATTTTTCTTATCCAATAAAAATACTGAAATAACCAGATTACAAAGAAAATCACCAGAAAAACCCCGAAATAGATCAAAAAACCGATGAGTGTATGCTCCATCCATTCGGTAAGGTATGCGATCGGGAGCATCGCAATGGCGGTGACAAAAAAGTAAGTCGCCGTTTGCTTGGCTATGCTCCAATCCTCAATTTCCCAAATAACAGAAGCAGCCGCAAAAGACGCTCCGAGCAACCCGCTTAATGCAACCTGTATTGTTACCGCCCATATCTCGCTTCCAACGCTTTCAACCAATGTGGGGACGCAGGGATAAAAGTGCCCATCTCCTTTAATTAAGGAAATGATCAATGCTAAAATACAATTCAGAGCGATCCCCAATGGAAAACCTAATAGACCGCGTAATAATGCTTGCTTTTTCATGTTTTTCACCTCATATTCCTAATAATTGTTTAATTTTAGAGACATACCGTCTGGAAACATAGCTCCTTGTGCCATCAACTAAATTAATACAGATCGTACCGGCAAAGCTTAGATCAAATTTTTTAGCTTTCTTAATATTAATAATTTCCGAATTTGATATGCGCACGAAAGTGGCTTTATCCAGCTTCTGTTCAAGTTCATACAATTTCAAACGCAAAGTGTATTCGCCATGGTCCGTAACGGCGAATATTTTGCCATTTGCCGAGTAAATCCGATAGAGTTCAGCTTCGTTCAAGATTGTGGCAGCCCCATCACGAAACCCAAGTAATATTTGTGGCGATTCATCCGATAACTTCTTAATAATTTCATTCACTTCATTTGACATATTTTGGGTAACAATAATTATTTTAAGTTCCTTGCAATTTTCATCTTCTACGATCTCAATTTGCATTTTCTCATCTCCTTATGTGTTACATTATAGCCAGCAGGGTTAGACATTCAACCTTTTTTTTACAGGTGGTCTGATTTCACAGATAAGTGGTCAATTATGACCGCTAAATTACTGAATGTAGAAGGATAAATTTTAATCAGTGCTTACAAAAAAGTGATTTCGTAATTATTTTAAAAGGCGGAGTTCTGAACAATTTCAACCACACCAGAAACACCTGAGACGACTTTAAATTTTCAGGTTTACTGATGTGAAATTTTCTAAAGAAAGTTGTTTTTCAGATGCAGATTAAATGTTGATGTTTTCAACCGACCTCACAAATTCCAGAAATTAAGCCATTTCTAAGGTGTCGTTTCAAACTCGTGACATCAATGTTACGCTCTCCACGTGTGCTGTGTGCGGAAAGAGGTCAAAAGGGGTCACCGATTGAAGGTGATAGCCACGTTGAAGAATACGTTTAACGTCGCGTGCCAGGGTGGCTGGGTCACAG from Brevefilum fermentans encodes:
- a CDS encoding L,D-transpeptidase, which encodes MSINISRREFLKLSATTLVGLMLPRNLLSRLDADPATRRNPQLLGRVLKDQAPLYTVPSEGSAILNELVKDQIHRITDVTTGKDDTSGNRVWYQLDGAGYTHSRHIQPVRMEVNTPALTIPEKGCLGEITLPYVDAYSSLGTKRKWLYRFYYASTFWVTGVKSDENGVAWYELLDDRNYTKFYIPAISMRLVPDDELTALYPHIPYQDKQLVIDLAKQTLTALIGERVITTMRISSGIRQGEGGFATPKGAFRTVRKRPCRHMVALPSEFGTGFDLPGVPWVSYFTVDGVALHGTYWHNDFGIPHSHGCINLHPQNAKWIYLWTTPTVPPDEYYFADDQGTRVIIQ
- a CDS encoding tetratricopeptide repeat protein; protein product: MTPDFIIHVDESDFEYEVLQYSTQAPVLVDFWATWCVACRVLSPKLEALALEAEGRFRLAKLNVDENEKLARRFKIRNLPAVKAFVDGNVVGEFTGIPADEGLRAFVRRLSPAPEDLLFAKGNSLLELGEYGESEQAYRKFLSVQPDHSGALLGLIRALLLQGEGQTAGILLKTFPASSEYATAQQLKPVARAFSEVKDEWSGTDQPLEAAFRNSVRLAKRGNIFAALDGFLDILRKDRHYRGGEVKDIFVGLLTLLGDAHPEVPQYRKDLASALF
- a CDS encoding MBL fold metallo-hydrolase, whose amino-acid sequence is MSPINKTEVGKIIITRLSRASWFMIETDNKILHFDPGYAGYFQNQRIPLDELKKKADIVFVSHCHKDHLQQEALNRIIKQDTVIVAPIKCASRINSKNLRIVQPGDSLEFTEIGITVVNAYNTQEGHSTRKVHHKGDFVGYLINLKGKSLYFAGDTDLIPEMKDLGKVDIAFLPIGGTFVMDIEEAVAAVCVIDPNITFPMHQSNENLQIFKSAVKSKSGSRVVTLEVGDKTTV
- a CDS encoding DUF3021 domain-containing protein; amino-acid sequence: MKKQALLRGLLGFPLGIALNCILALIISLIKGDGHFYPCVPTLVESVGSEIWAVTIQVALSGLLGASFAAASVIWEIEDWSIAKQTATYFFVTAIAMLPIAYLTEWMEHTLIGFLIYFGVFLVIFFVIWLFQYFYWIRKIRALNMKTNHYNLNDRSH
- a CDS encoding LytTR family DNA-binding domain-containing protein — translated: MQIEIVEDENCKELKIIIVTQNMSNEVNEIIKKLSDESPQILLGFRDGAATILNEAELYRIYSANGKIFAVTDHGEYTLRLKLYELEQKLDKATFVRISNSEIINIKKAKKFDLSFAGTICINLVDGTRSYVSRRYVSKIKQLLGI